A genomic segment from Segniliparus rotundus DSM 44985 encodes:
- a CDS encoding DoxX family protein: MRETARSLVDLVTRVSVGYLFVSGALDHKITGTRFVRSFQDWGFPQPQLLAPAVGWCELVFGALLALGAFSRLSASVLAAVMVGSLWKPVVPQLRHDHPGLGDFLSALAYTPEWLLLLLLLGFALLGSGPHSVDWRYASRKGGRSSAGGLKRSCRWV; this comes from the coding sequence GTGCGTGAGACAGCGAGAAGTCTTGTGGACTTGGTGACGCGTGTGTCTGTCGGATATTTGTTCGTCAGCGGCGCGCTCGACCACAAGATCACGGGCACGAGGTTCGTGCGCTCGTTCCAGGATTGGGGGTTCCCGCAGCCGCAGTTGCTGGCCCCGGCAGTGGGCTGGTGCGAGTTGGTCTTCGGGGCGCTTTTGGCTCTCGGCGCGTTCTCGCGCCTGTCCGCCTCGGTCCTCGCCGCTGTCATGGTGGGCTCGCTGTGGAAGCCGGTCGTGCCGCAACTGCGGCACGACCACCCTGGTCTCGGGGATTTCCTCAGCGCCCTTGCGTACACCCCGGAATGGCTCTTGCTGCTGTTGTTGCTCGGGTTCGCGCTCCTCGGCAGCGGCCCGCACAGCGTGGACTGGCGCTATGCGTCGCGCAAGGGCGGGCGTTCATCGGCCGGCGGGTTGAAACGTTCGTGCAGATGGGTGTAG
- a CDS encoding YoaK family protein, which produces MKQPSEERRKALFDGEARLSWVLAALAGLLGASAFIHTEGYFVTFMTGNTERAVLSYFRGQGAFGVAAALILLSFLSGVVVASLCRRHFWSGHPHGPTMLATLALIAAAVFDAIVDWGSENIDLYTVLFVAFGVGALNTSFNNASGEVSIPLSYVTGTWVKMGQGIERHISGGDYSEWLGYFLLLLSFASGALCGGLLSRIETGFSMLATAAGVCLVVSIYTHLHERFNPPADERPPLRDA; this is translated from the coding sequence GTGAAACAGCCCAGCGAAGAGCGCAGGAAAGCCTTGTTCGACGGAGAAGCCCGCCTCTCGTGGGTTCTCGCCGCCTTGGCGGGCCTGCTCGGCGCCTCGGCGTTCATCCACACCGAGGGCTATTTCGTCACCTTCATGACCGGCAACACCGAGCGCGCGGTGCTGAGTTATTTCCGAGGCCAGGGGGCGTTCGGTGTCGCGGCGGCCTTGATCCTGCTTTCCTTTCTCAGCGGGGTGGTCGTCGCCTCGCTCTGCCGTCGGCACTTCTGGTCGGGGCATCCGCACGGCCCGACCATGCTCGCCACGCTCGCGTTGATCGCGGCTGCCGTCTTCGACGCGATCGTCGACTGGGGCTCAGAGAACATCGACTTGTACACCGTCCTCTTCGTCGCTTTCGGGGTCGGCGCGTTGAACACGTCGTTCAACAACGCAAGCGGCGAGGTGTCCATCCCGCTCAGCTATGTGACGGGCACATGGGTCAAGATGGGGCAAGGCATCGAGCGGCACATCAGCGGCGGCGACTACTCCGAATGGCTGGGCTATTTCCTTCTGCTCCTCTCCTTCGCCTCCGGGGCGCTCTGCGGCGGGTTGCTCAGCAGGATCGAAACCGGGTTCAGCATGCTCGCGACCGCAGCCGGGGTGTGCCTGGTGGTCAGCATCTACACCCATCTGCACGAACGTTTCAACCCGCCGGCCGATGAACGCCCGCCCTTGCGCGACGCATAG
- a CDS encoding LLM class F420-dependent oxidoreductase: MRFALKTSPQHTTWSDMLAVWQSADDIELFESAWNFDHFYPIFSDSTGPCLEGWTTLAALAQATKRLRVGVMVTGIHYRHPAVLANMASALDIISNGRLELGIGAGWNEEESGAYGIELGSVKERFERFEEATQILISLLTQETTTFDGKHYQLHEARNEPKGVQQPHPPICIGGGGEKKTLRFVAQYAQHWNVPNGSPEDFTRKLAILHEHCAAVGRDPKEITTSTHIRLSEDHDYAKTAAETAAFKAAGVDLAIFYLPPPHTPAVLEPLAEAVSQVNA, encoded by the coding sequence ATGCGGTTCGCCCTCAAAACCTCGCCCCAACACACCACCTGGTCGGACATGCTCGCCGTGTGGCAGAGCGCCGACGACATCGAGCTTTTCGAGTCGGCGTGGAACTTCGACCACTTCTACCCGATCTTCTCCGACTCCACAGGGCCATGTTTGGAAGGCTGGACGACCCTGGCCGCGCTCGCCCAGGCGACCAAGCGCCTGCGCGTCGGCGTCATGGTCACCGGAATCCACTACCGCCATCCCGCAGTCCTCGCGAACATGGCCTCTGCGCTCGACATCATCTCGAACGGCCGCCTGGAGCTGGGCATCGGCGCCGGGTGGAACGAGGAGGAGTCCGGCGCGTACGGCATCGAACTCGGCTCCGTCAAGGAACGCTTCGAGCGCTTCGAGGAGGCCACCCAGATCCTCATCAGCCTGCTCACACAAGAGACGACGACCTTTGACGGCAAGCACTACCAGCTCCACGAGGCCAGGAACGAGCCCAAAGGCGTGCAGCAGCCGCATCCGCCGATCTGCATCGGCGGCGGCGGCGAGAAAAAGACCTTGCGCTTCGTCGCCCAGTACGCGCAGCATTGGAACGTCCCGAATGGGTCGCCCGAGGACTTCACCCGCAAACTCGCGATCCTGCACGAGCACTGCGCCGCCGTCGGCCGCGATCCGAAAGAGATCACCACCTCGACGCATATTCGTCTGAGCGAAGACCACGACTACGCGAAGACCGCGGCGGAGACTGCGGCCTTCAAGGCCGCCGGGGTCGATCTGGCCATTTTCTACCTCCCGCCGCCGCACACCCCCGCGGTGCTCGAACCGCTCGCCGAGGCGGTGTCCCAGGTCAACGCCTGA
- a CDS encoding aspartate aminotransferase family protein produces the protein MTQTHNPAELGARVHADDRAHVFHSWSAQAKINPVPIAGGEGSWFWDFEGNRYLDFSSQLINVNIGHAHPKVVEAIVAQARKLPTLQPAFSNEATATLARLIAERSPDPASKVFFTTGGQEANEHAIRIARRFTGRDKILAAYRSYHGAGGQTIGITGEQRRWANEPTGVNVGRFFGPYLYRSAFHATTAAEESQRALEHLRHVIEFEGPQTIAAVILEPVPGSPGVLVPPPGYVAGVAELCRKHGILFIADEVMVGFGRVGEWFASHGAFGAEPDLITFAKGVNSGYVPLGGVVIPDRVASYFDERPYPGGLTYAGHPLACAAGVASIELFEEEQLLPKAREVGESVLGSGLRALADKHGLVGEVRGRGFFWALELVADRATREPLAVEKVAEIVGAAKSRGVWVFAPANRIHVAPPLTASVEELQIGVAALDEALAAVAAG, from the coding sequence ATGACACAGACCCATAACCCCGCCGAACTCGGCGCGCGCGTGCACGCCGACGACCGCGCCCACGTCTTCCACTCCTGGAGCGCGCAGGCGAAGATCAACCCTGTGCCGATCGCAGGTGGGGAAGGCTCGTGGTTCTGGGATTTCGAGGGGAACCGCTACCTGGACTTCAGCTCGCAGCTCATCAATGTGAACATCGGGCACGCGCACCCCAAAGTGGTCGAAGCGATTGTCGCCCAGGCCCGCAAGCTCCCGACGTTGCAGCCCGCTTTCTCGAACGAGGCAACAGCCACCCTCGCCCGGCTCATCGCCGAACGATCGCCAGACCCCGCCAGCAAAGTCTTCTTCACCACCGGCGGCCAAGAGGCCAACGAGCACGCGATCCGCATCGCGCGCCGGTTCACCGGACGGGACAAGATCCTTGCCGCCTACCGCTCTTACCACGGCGCGGGCGGGCAGACGATCGGGATCACGGGTGAGCAGAGGCGGTGGGCGAACGAGCCGACCGGGGTCAACGTCGGACGCTTCTTCGGCCCGTATTTGTACCGCTCCGCGTTCCACGCGACGACTGCGGCGGAAGAATCCCAGCGGGCTTTGGAGCACTTGCGGCACGTGATCGAGTTCGAGGGGCCGCAGACGATCGCGGCGGTGATCCTTGAGCCGGTGCCTGGTTCGCCCGGCGTCCTCGTCCCGCCGCCCGGCTATGTCGCCGGGGTGGCCGAACTGTGCCGCAAACACGGGATCTTGTTCATCGCCGACGAGGTCATGGTGGGCTTCGGCCGTGTCGGGGAATGGTTCGCCTCCCATGGGGCGTTCGGGGCCGAGCCGGACCTCATCACCTTCGCGAAAGGCGTGAACTCCGGCTATGTCCCGCTTGGCGGCGTCGTCATCCCCGACCGGGTCGCCTCGTATTTCGACGAGCGCCCGTATCCGGGCGGGCTCACGTACGCGGGGCATCCGCTCGCGTGCGCGGCGGGGGTCGCCTCCATCGAGTTGTTCGAGGAGGAGCAGTTGCTGCCGAAAGCGCGCGAGGTCGGCGAAAGCGTTCTTGGCTCCGGCCTGCGCGCCCTGGCGGACAAGCACGGCCTGGTCGGCGAGGTCCGCGGGCGTGGTTTCTTTTGGGCTCTGGAGCTGGTCGCCGACCGCGCCACCCGTGAGCCGCTCGCTGTCGAGAAGGTGGCCGAGATCGTCGGCGCCGCGAAGTCGCGCGGCGTGTGGGTGTTCGCCCCCGCGAACCGTATCCACGTCGCCCCGCCGCTCACCGCGAGTGTGGAGGAGCTGCAGATCGGCGTCGCGGCCCTGGACGAGGCGCTCGCCGCAGTCGCCGCAGGCTAG
- a CDS encoding DUF5313 family protein, which produces MSTSDKRRPNVLQWWGYAHGRALPHSMQDWVKNDLTGDWAAPRHLLRSMVPFLPIFALILVFVPGQFWLRCAMVLLMAILALVFSGAYMKQNRVSRLVKHGLPADLENPKIARAREESRARYLEIYGVEPHEQG; this is translated from the coding sequence ATGAGCACATCAGACAAGCGCCGGCCCAACGTTCTGCAATGGTGGGGGTACGCGCACGGACGCGCCCTGCCGCACTCGATGCAGGACTGGGTCAAGAACGATCTGACGGGCGACTGGGCCGCGCCCCGGCACCTGCTGCGCAGCATGGTCCCGTTCTTGCCGATCTTCGCGCTGATCCTCGTGTTTGTGCCAGGGCAATTCTGGCTGCGCTGCGCGATGGTGCTGCTGATGGCCATCCTGGCTTTGGTCTTCTCCGGGGCGTACATGAAGCAGAACCGAGTGTCCCGGCTCGTCAAGCACGGCCTTCCCGCAGATCTGGAGAACCCGAAGATTGCGCGCGCCCGAGAGGAATCCCGCGCGCGCTACCTCGAAATCTACGGGGTCGAGCCCCACGAGCAGGGCTAG
- a CDS encoding MarR family winged helix-turn-helix transcriptional regulator codes for MAATDLDDPLALERQACFALAVANRAILSVYRPILAPLGLTHPQYLVMLALWGKSPQSVKELAAALQLDSATISPLLKRLASAGLLTRLRNANDERQLDIELTADGVALRQQALGVPEQVIARLGSNWDELGELHRVLTSINQKAIQAGALPL; via the coding sequence ATGGCCGCAACTGATCTCGACGACCCGTTAGCCCTCGAACGCCAGGCATGCTTCGCGCTCGCCGTCGCCAACCGAGCCATCCTGTCGGTCTACCGGCCGATTCTCGCCCCGCTCGGCCTGACCCATCCCCAGTACCTCGTCATGCTCGCGCTCTGGGGGAAGTCGCCCCAATCGGTCAAAGAGCTCGCGGCGGCGCTGCAACTCGACTCGGCGACGATCTCCCCCCTGCTCAAACGGCTTGCGTCCGCAGGCCTGCTCACACGGCTGCGCAACGCCAACGACGAGCGCCAACTCGACATCGAACTCACCGCGGACGGCGTCGCGCTGCGCCAGCAAGCGCTCGGCGTGCCCGAGCAGGTCATCGCGCGACTCGGCTCGAACTGGGACGAGCTCGGCGAGCTGCACCGGGTCCTCACCAGCATCAACCAAAAAGCGATCCAAGCAGGAGCCCTGCCACTATGA